One window of the Streptomyces sp. NBC_00259 genome contains the following:
- a CDS encoding DLW-39 family protein: MKKLLLVALAAIGGLLVYRQIQADRAEQDLWTEATDSVPAGSGV, from the coding sequence GTGAAGAAGCTCCTCCTGGTCGCACTGGCCGCCATCGGCGGGCTCCTCGTGTACCGCCAGATCCAGGCGGATCGCGCCGAGCAGGATCTGTGGACGGAGGCGACCGACTCCGTGCCCGCAGGTTCGGGTGTGTGA